In Homo sapiens chromosome 11, GRCh38.p14 Primary Assembly, one DNA window encodes the following:
- the LRP5 gene encoding low-density lipoprotein receptor-related protein 5 isoform X9, protein MRAAMCIAAWPSLLGQERVVIADDLPHPFGLTQYSDYIYWTDWNLHSIERADKTSGRNRTLIQGHLDFVMDILVFHSSRQDGLNDCMHNNGQCGQLCLAIPGGHRCGCASHYTLDPSSRNCSPPTTFLLFSQKSAISRMIPDDQHSPDLILPLHGLRNVKAIDYDPLDKFIYWVDGRQNIKRAKDDGTQPFVLTSLSQGQNPDRQPHDLSIDIYSRTLFWTCEATNTINVHRLSGEAMGVVLRGDRDKPRAIVVNAERGYLYFTNMQDRAAKIERAALDGTEREVLFTTGLIRPVALVVDNTLGKLFWVDADLKRIESCDLSGANRLTLEDANIVQPLGLTILGKHLYWIDRQQQMIERVEKTTGDKRTRIQGRVAHLTGIHAVEEVSLEEFSAHPCARDNGGCSHICIAKGDGTPRCSCPVHLVLLQNLLTCGEPPTCSPDQFACATGEIDCIPGAWRCDGFPECDDQSDEEGCPVCSAAQFPCARGQCVDLRLRCDGEADCQDRSDEADCDAICLPNQFRCASGQCVLIKQQCDSFPDCIDGSDELMCEITKPPSDDSPAHSSAIGPVIGIILSLFVMGGVYFVCQRVVCQRYAGANGPFPHEYVSGTPHVPLNFIAPGGSQHGPFTGIACGKSMMSSVSLMGGRGGVPLYDRNHVTGASSSSSSSTKATLYPPGLGSGCMLSRMALETHISPTPFGKLHVGLGCRQWHLWKILNPPPSPATDPSLYNMDMFYSSNIPATARPYRPYIIRGMAPPTTPCSTDVCDSDYSASRWKASKYYLDLNSDSDPYPPPPTPHSQYLSAEDSCPPSPATERSYFHLFPPPPSPCTDSS, encoded by the exons ATGAGGGCGGCCATGTGCATTGCAGCCTGGCCGTCACTCCTCG GTCAGGAGCGGGTCGTGATTGCCGACGATCTCCCGCACCCGTTCGGTCTGACGCAGTACAGCGATTATATCTACTGGACAGACTGGAATCTGCACAGCATTGAGCGGGCCGACAAGACTAGCGGCCGGAACCGCACCCTCATCCAGGGCCACCTGGACTTCGTGATGGACATCCTGGTGTTCCACTCCTCccgccaggatggcctcaatgaCTGTATGCACAACAACGGGCAGTGTGGGCAGCTGTGCCTTGCCATCCCCGGCGGCCACCGCTGCGGCTGCGCCTCACACTACACCCTGGACCCCAGCAGCCGCAACTGCAGCC CGCCCACCACCTTCTTGCTGTTCAGCCAGAAATCTGCCATCAGTCGGATGATCCCGGACGACCAGCACAGCCCGGATCTCATCCTGCCCCTGCATGGACTGAGGAACGTCAAAGCCATCGACTATGACCCACTGGACAAGTTCATCTACTGGGTGGATGGGCGCCAGAACATCAAGCGAGCCAAGGACGACGGGACCCAG CCCTTTgttttgacctctctgagccaaGGCCAAAACCCAGACAGGCAGCCCCACGACCTCAGCATCGACATCTACAGCCGGACACTGTTCTGGACGTGCGAGGCCACCAATACCATCAACGTCCACAGGCTGAGCGGGGAAGCCATGGGGGTGGTGCTGCGTGGGGACCGCGACAAGCCCAGGGCCATCGTCGTCAACGCGGAGCGAGG GTACCTGTACTTCACCAACATGCAGGACCGGGCAGCCAAGATCGAACGCGCAGCCCTGGACGGCACCGAGCGCGAGGTCCTCTTCACCACCGGCCTCATCCGCCCTGTGGCCCTGGTGGTGGACAACACACTGGGCAAGCTGTTCTGGGTGGACGCGGACCTGAAGCGCATTGAGAGCTGTGACCTGTCAG GGGCCAACCGCCTGACCCTGGAGGACGCCAACATCGTGCAGCCTCTGGGCCTGACCATCCTTGGCAAGCATCTCTACTGGATCGACCGCCAGCAGCAGATGATCGAGCGTGTGGAGAAGACCACCGGGGACAAGCGGACTCGCATCCAGGGCCGTGTCGCCCACCTCACTGGCATCCATGCAGTGGAGGAAGTCAGCCTGGAGGAGTTCT CAGCCCACCCATGTGCCCGTGACAATGGTGGCTGCTCCCACATCTGTATTGCCAAGGGTGATGGGACACCACGGTGCTCATGCCCAGTCCACCTCGTGCTCCTGCAGAACCTGCTGACCTGTGGAG AGCCGCCCACCTGCTCCCCGGACCAGTTTGCATGTGCCACAGGGGAGATCGACTGTATCCCCGGGGCCTGGCGCTGTGACGGCTTTCCCGAGTGCGATGACCAGAGCGACGAGGAGGGCTGCCCCGTGTGCTCCGCCGCCCAGTTCCCCTGCGCGCGGGGTCAGTGTGTGGACCTGCGCCTGCGCTGCGACGGCGAGGCAGACTGTCAGGACCGCTCAGACGAGGCGGACTGTGACG CCATCTGCCTGCCCAACCAGTTCCGGTGTGCGAGCGGCCAGTGTGTCCTCATCAAACAGCAGTGCGACTCCTTCCCCGACTGTATCGACGGCTCCGACGAGCTCATGTGTG AAATCACCAAGCCGCCCTCAGACGACAGCCCGGCCCACAGCAGTGCCATCGGGCCCGTCATTGGCATCATCCTCTCTCTCTTCGTCATGGGTGGTGTCTATTTTGTGTGCCAGCGCGTGGTGTGCCAGCGCTATGCGGGGGCCAACGGGCCCTTCCCGCACGAGTATGTCAGCGGGACCCCGCACGTGCCCCTCAATTTCATAGCCCCGGGCGGTTCCCAGCATGGCCCCTTCACAG GCATCGCATGCGGAAAGTCCATGATGAGCTCCGTGAGCCTGATGGGGGGCCGGGGCGGGGTGCCCCTCTACGACCGGAACCACGTCACAGGGGCCTCGTCCAGCAGCTCGTCCAGCACGAAGGCCACGCTGTACCCGCCG GGGCTCGGATCTGGCTGTATGCTTTCCAGGATGGCCTTGGAGACCCACATAAGCCCTACACCCTTTGGGAAGCTGCATGTTGGGTTGGGGTGCCGTCAGTGGCACTTGTGGAAG ATCCTGAACCCGCCGCCCTCCCCGGCCACGGACCCCTCCCTGTACAACATGGACATGTTCTACTCTTCAAACATTCCGGCCACTGCGAGACCGTACAG GCCCTACATCATTCGAGGAATGGCGCCCCCGACGACGCCCTGCAGCACCGACGTGTGTGACAGCGACTACAGCGCCAGCCGCTGGAAGGCCAGCAAGTACTACCTGGATTTGAACTCGGACTCAGACCCCTATCCACCCCCACCCACGCCCCACAGCCAGTACCTGTCGGCGGAGGACAGCTGCCCGCCCTCGCCCGCCACCGAGAGGAGCTACTTCCATCTCTTCCCGCCCCCTCCGTCCCCCTGCACGGACTCATCCTGA